From Polynucleobacter sp. AP-Sving-400A-A2:
CCGCATGACCATGCAGATCAAAGCGAGTTTTTCGGCCCTTATCAAACATATGAATTTGCGTAGCATCCCGAATACCGAATAAAGTATTTTGCAAAGTCACTGTGTCATTAATGCGCAGTTTTCGAATATCTGATTCGCTAACAGGAGTGGGAAGGTTGTAATGGGCCATCTTTTTCCTAGAATCCGTAAGTCACACCATCAGGCGTGAAGGTTGCTCGCGCTCTACGCGCTGAGTGGCACTGCATATTGACGGCCACTGGATTTAAGGTGATGTGAGTGTGAGCAAGCTCTACATGAACGGCAAATGCTGTACCGTCACCACCCAGGCCTTGCGGGCCAATGCCTAATTTATTCACAGCGGTAGTTAATTCTTGCTCTAACTTGGCACCCTCTTCATCACTACAGATGCTACCTAATGCTCTTGTAGCGGCACGCTTAGCCATCGCAACACATTGCTCAGAGGTGCCGCCGATACCAACACCAACAATGGTTGGCGGACAAGTCTTGCCTCCAGCAGAAACAACGCTCTCGATAACAAAAGCTTTAACGCCATTAATTCCATCAGCAGGAATAGCCATCTTCAAAAAAGAATTATTTTCTGAACCACTGCCTTTTGGAACCATCTCGATTTCAAGCGTCTCGTCCTCATCACAAAAATCGATGCTGATTGCTGGCATATCAATACCGCAGGATGTGTGATTATTCTTACGCGTGATTGGATGCACTACAGAAGATCTCAATGGGTATTCCGTAGTTGCACGCTCGCAACCTTTGCGAATCGCCGCCTTGAGCTCCATGCCATCTAGCTGCACATTACGGCCAATCTTGACCTTGTAAATGGGTAAACCAGTATCTTGGCAAAGTAGATTGTCTTCGCGCTCTGCAACAGCAATATTGGTGATCATGGTTTTGAGAACCACCTGTGCACGTGCATCTGATTCACCCTGATTTAAGCGCTCAATACCGGCTTTAACATCATCTGGCAGCACCTTTAAAGCACGAATATAGAGCTCCTTGCAAGCCTCTTCAACTACTTTCATTTGTAACTGCATAAATTACCCAATCAATTTGCCAAATACAAAAATAGAAGGCCGCAAGCAATACCAAACAAGATAGCCACCTGGGTCCAAGCCTTACGTAGCCCGCGCCATGGACCGAACTCAATCATGATGAGTCGAATTCCGCCCACCAAATGGATCGCTAACAAAATAACCAGCGCCCATTCACCGAATTTAAAAACCCAAAAGTCCGTTAAGCCTAGATAGCGCTCAAACTCGCTAGCGCCACGCAATGACTGAGAGAGCATTAAGAAATGTAAGGGAATGAAGCAAGCCAGCAGTAAACCGGAGAATCGATGGCATGCGTATGCAAAATAAGAGAGATGAGACTTCGCGCGTAAATCAAGCTTTGGCCTAGAGCTCATAACGCACCTCCGGTGTAGACACCAATCACTGCTGTGCTTCCTAAAACGAGTATGAGGACTGCTAGGAGCGAAGATAAGGCCTTAGAGATGAATCCCTTAGAAAACGTTTCTTCGAGAATATTAGCCAAACCAATCGGCGCATGCACAAAGCAGGCTAAAACAAAAATCTCATAAAAAATAGCGAAAGCAATATTGCCTTGGGTGCGACCCAGAATTTCCTCAGCAGTTAAGCCGCCGCGTATTGCGTAGAAAATAATGATGAGGTGAATGGTGACACAAAGACCCAAAACCATGGCGCTGATTCTTTGGGCATACCAGAGCTTTGCCTGAAATACAGCTTCGCTC
This genomic window contains:
- a CDS encoding fumarate hydratase; translated protein: MQLQMKVVEEACKELYIRALKVLPDDVKAGIERLNQGESDARAQVVLKTMITNIAVAEREDNLLCQDTGLPIYKVKIGRNVQLDGMELKAAIRKGCERATTEYPLRSSVVHPITRKNNHTSCGIDMPAISIDFCDEDETLEIEMVPKGSGSENNSFLKMAIPADGINGVKAFVIESVVSAGGKTCPPTIVGVGIGGTSEQCVAMAKRAATRALGSICSDEEGAKLEQELTTAVNKLGIGPQGLGGDGTAFAVHVELAHTHITLNPVAVNMQCHSARRARATFTPDGVTYGF
- a CDS encoding succinate dehydrogenase, translated to MSEAVFQAKLWYAQRISAMVLGLCVTIHLIIIFYAIRGGLTAEEILGRTQGNIAFAIFYEIFVLACFVHAPIGLANILEETFSKGFISKALSSLLAVLILVLGSTAVIGVYTGGAL
- the sdhC gene encoding succinate dehydrogenase, cytochrome b556 subunit produces the protein MSSRPKLDLRAKSHLSYFAYACHRFSGLLLACFIPLHFLMLSQSLRGASEFERYLGLTDFWVFKFGEWALVILLAIHLVGGIRLIMIEFGPWRGLRKAWTQVAILFGIACGLLFLYLAN